The proteins below are encoded in one region of Paenacidovorax monticola:
- the recJ gene encoding single-stranded-DNA-specific exonuclease RecJ encodes MKIIARDIPPRAAWALEQAGVHPLLARLYAARGVCSQEELDDALARLLPPHTLKGVQDAARLLADAIAADRRILIVADYDCDGATACAVGVRGLRLLGARQVDYLVPDRVVDGYGLTAPIARRVAKRGADLLVTVDNGIASVDGVREAKALGLSVLVTDHHLPGPELPGADAIVNPNQPGCAFESKAIAGVGVMFYVLMALRGELRERGVFDRASQPKLEPLLPLVALGTVADVVRLDANNRRLVAQGLKRIRAGAMPEGIAALFQAAGRKAAEATTFDFGFALGPRINAAGRLADMTLGIECLLTDDPGRALELAKMLDGINRERREIEGGMREQAFALAENLFEDSETPPPAVSVFDPDFHEGVVGIVASRIKDRLHRPTFVFAASSAPGKEHELKGSGRSIPGFHLRDALDLVAKRHPGVLLKFGGHAMAAGCTVAEEHFETFERAFAQVAQEWLDAATLTRRIETDGPLAPEYCRADLVDTLHREVWGQGFAPPTFSEEVEVLSQRLVGEAKNHLSLKLLHQGRPVDGIWFGHTDPLPARALLAFRLDVNEWRGERKVQFLVEGVEL; translated from the coding sequence ATGAAAATAATAGCTCGCGACATTCCCCCGCGCGCCGCCTGGGCGCTGGAGCAGGCGGGCGTGCACCCGCTGCTCGCACGCCTGTATGCCGCGCGCGGCGTGTGCTCCCAGGAAGAGCTGGACGACGCGCTCGCGCGCCTGCTGCCGCCCCACACGCTCAAGGGCGTGCAGGATGCGGCCCGGCTGCTGGCCGACGCCATCGCCGCCGACCGGCGCATCCTCATCGTGGCCGACTACGACTGCGACGGCGCCACGGCCTGCGCCGTGGGAGTGCGCGGCCTGCGCCTGCTCGGGGCGCGGCAGGTGGACTACCTCGTGCCCGACCGGGTGGTGGACGGCTACGGCCTCACCGCCCCCATCGCGCGGCGCGTGGCCAAGCGCGGCGCGGACCTGCTTGTCACCGTGGACAACGGCATCGCGAGCGTGGACGGTGTGCGCGAAGCCAAGGCCCTGGGCCTCTCGGTGCTCGTGACCGACCACCACCTGCCCGGCCCCGAGTTGCCGGGTGCCGACGCGATCGTGAACCCCAACCAGCCCGGCTGCGCCTTCGAGAGCAAGGCCATCGCCGGCGTGGGCGTGATGTTCTACGTGCTCATGGCGCTGCGCGGCGAGCTGCGCGAACGCGGCGTGTTCGACCGCGCGAGCCAGCCCAAGCTGGAGCCGCTGCTGCCCCTCGTCGCGCTCGGCACCGTGGCCGACGTGGTGCGGCTCGACGCCAACAACCGCCGCCTCGTGGCCCAGGGCCTCAAGCGCATCCGCGCGGGGGCCATGCCCGAGGGCATCGCCGCGCTGTTCCAGGCCGCGGGGCGCAAGGCCGCCGAAGCCACCACCTTCGACTTCGGCTTCGCGCTCGGGCCGCGCATCAACGCGGCCGGGCGCCTGGCCGACATGACGCTGGGCATCGAGTGCCTGCTCACCGACGACCCGGGCCGCGCGCTGGAGCTGGCCAAGATGCTGGACGGCATCAACCGCGAGCGCCGCGAGATCGAGGGCGGCATGCGCGAGCAGGCCTTCGCGCTGGCCGAGAACCTGTTCGAAGACAGCGAGACCCCGCCGCCCGCCGTGAGCGTGTTCGACCCCGACTTTCACGAAGGCGTGGTCGGCATCGTGGCTTCGCGCATCAAGGACCGGCTGCACCGCCCCACCTTCGTGTTCGCGGCCAGCAGCGCGCCGGGCAAGGAGCATGAACTCAAGGGCTCGGGCCGCTCGATCCCGGGCTTTCACCTGCGCGACGCGCTCGATTTGGTGGCCAAGCGGCACCCGGGCGTGCTGCTGAAGTTCGGTGGCCATGCCATGGCGGCGGGCTGCACCGTGGCCGAGGAGCATTTCGAGACCTTCGAGCGGGCCTTCGCCCAGGTCGCCCAGGAATGGCTGGACGCCGCCACGCTCACGCGCCGCATCGAGACCGACGGCCCGCTCGCGCCCGAGTACTGCCGCGCCGACCTCGTGGACACCCTGCACCGCGAGGTCTGGGGCCAGGGCTTCGCGCCGCCCACGTTCAGCGAGGAGGTTGAGGTGCTGAGCCAGCGCCTCGTGGGCGAGGCCAAGAACCACCTCTCGCTCAAGCTGCTGCACCAGGGCCGGCCCGTGGACGGCATCTGGTTCGGCCACACCGACCCGCTGCCCGCGCGCGCGCTGCTGGCTTTCCGGCTCGACGTGAACGAATGGCGCGGCGAGCGCAAGGTGCAGTTCCTCGTCGAGGGCGTGGAGCTCTAG
- a CDS encoding tautomerase family protein — translation MPLVNIRLARRDQPTTAAQKAQLIAGVTRLMQEVLDKRPESVTVIIDEVDPENWGEGGEPVTVLRRRRKQIQA, via the coding sequence ATGCCGCTCGTCAACATCCGCCTGGCCCGCCGCGACCAGCCCACCACCGCCGCCCAGAAGGCCCAGTTGATCGCGGGCGTCACTCGCCTGATGCAGGAGGTGCTGGACAAGCGGCCCGAGAGCGTGACGGTGATCATCGACGAAGTGGACCCCGAGAACTGGGGCGAGGGCGGCGAGCCTGTCACCGTGCTGCGCCGGCGCCGCAAGCAGATCCAGGCGTGA
- a CDS encoding methyl-accepting chemotaxis protein, producing the protein MNFNNMPVGRKLWAIIIGLMVAMLALTFGLVSYVSRVEADTARIVQANEDRISLALRWKGMTELAVERVVIGAVSSDEKLSARMQSQVKAGIEAITGIQKQIVAAAVTAEDKAQLERIAAERAIVLKITAEVQKAHANGDGAGAQRMVDESLLPAVAKYIGAQETFVEQQQRQREQAKTDGQQRRATAQWIGVGAAALVLAVGMLLAWLTVHSVTRPLDRAVGLADQIAEGDLTADVHDDRKDELGHLLRSLSAMAARLRGVVGEVRSGVESVSAASSQIATGNQDLSARTEQTAANLEETAASMEELTATVTQSADTARQANQLAANAAQAAERGGEVVGQVVASMQHITDSSRKIADIIGVIDSIAFQTNILALNAAVEAARAGEQGRGFAVVAGEVRSLAQRSAEAAKEIKGLITASVESVESGSQQVGQAGQSMSEIVDSVRRVSDLIAEITASSTEQRDGIAQVNQAVTNLDQMTQQNAALVEESSAAAAAMRDQAQRLSQVVAVFNVGAGAVVRSATPARAPAVVAKAPAAPAPRKAAAPVAAKPAAAAAPRLAAAPAAAPAPAARAKAGAEDDWESF; encoded by the coding sequence ATGAACTTCAACAACATGCCCGTCGGCCGCAAGCTGTGGGCCATCATCATCGGCCTCATGGTCGCCATGCTGGCGCTGACCTTTGGCCTGGTTTCCTATGTGTCCCGCGTCGAGGCGGACACCGCGCGCATCGTCCAGGCCAATGAGGACCGCATCTCCCTGGCGCTGCGCTGGAAAGGCATGACCGAACTCGCCGTGGAGCGCGTGGTGATCGGCGCCGTGTCGTCCGACGAGAAGCTGAGCGCCCGCATGCAATCGCAGGTCAAGGCAGGCATCGAGGCCATCACGGGCATCCAGAAGCAGATCGTGGCCGCGGCCGTGACGGCGGAGGACAAGGCCCAGCTCGAGCGCATCGCGGCCGAGCGCGCCATCGTGCTGAAGATCACCGCCGAGGTCCAGAAGGCCCACGCGAACGGTGATGGCGCCGGGGCCCAGCGCATGGTGGATGAAAGCCTGCTGCCCGCCGTGGCCAAGTACATCGGCGCGCAGGAGACCTTCGTGGAACAGCAGCAGCGCCAGCGCGAGCAGGCCAAGACCGATGGCCAGCAGCGCCGCGCGACGGCCCAGTGGATCGGCGTGGGTGCTGCGGCCCTGGTGCTCGCCGTGGGCATGCTGCTGGCGTGGCTCACGGTGCACTCCGTCACGCGTCCGCTCGACCGTGCCGTGGGCCTAGCCGACCAGATTGCCGAGGGCGACCTGACGGCGGACGTGCACGATGACCGCAAGGACGAGCTGGGCCATCTGCTGCGCTCGCTCTCGGCCATGGCGGCGCGCCTGCGCGGCGTGGTGGGCGAGGTGCGCTCGGGCGTGGAGTCGGTCTCGGCCGCGTCCAGCCAGATCGCCACGGGCAACCAGGATCTGTCGGCCCGCACCGAGCAGACGGCCGCCAACCTGGAGGAAACGGCCGCGAGCATGGAAGAGCTCACGGCCACGGTCACGCAGTCGGCCGACACGGCGCGTCAGGCCAACCAGCTGGCTGCCAACGCCGCCCAGGCCGCAGAGCGCGGCGGCGAGGTGGTGGGCCAGGTGGTGGCCAGCATGCAGCACATCACCGACAGCAGCCGCAAGATCGCCGACATCATCGGCGTGATCGACTCCATCGCGTTCCAGACCAACATCCTGGCGCTCAATGCCGCGGTGGAAGCGGCCCGCGCGGGCGAGCAGGGCCGGGGCTTCGCCGTGGTGGCGGGCGAGGTGCGCAGCCTGGCGCAGCGCTCGGCCGAGGCGGCCAAGGAGATCAAGGGCCTGATCACCGCCAGCGTGGAGAGCGTCGAGTCGGGCTCGCAGCAGGTGGGCCAGGCGGGCCAGAGCATGAGCGAGATCGTGGACAGCGTGCGGCGCGTGAGCGACCTGATCGCCGAGATCACGGCCTCGTCCACCGAGCAGCGCGACGGCATCGCCCAGGTGAATCAGGCGGTGACGAACCTCGACCAGATGACGCAGCAGAACGCCGCGCTGGTGGAGGAGTCGAGCGCCGCCGCCGCTGCCATGCGCGACCAGGCCCAGCGCCTGTCGCAGGTGGTGGCGGTATTCAACGTGGGCGCGGGGGCGGTGGTGCGCTCTGCAACGCCTGCACGCGCGCCGGCCGTGGTGGCCAAGGCGCCCGCCGCCCCCGCGCCGCGCAAGGCGGCTGCACCTGTCGCGGCCAAGCCAGCCGCCGCCGCGGCACCACGCCTGGCAGCCGCGCCAGCGGCTGCGCCGGCGCCCGCCGCCCGTGCGAAAGCCGGGGCGGAGGACGACTGGGAGAGCTTCTGA
- a CDS encoding 3',5'-nucleoside bisphosphate phosphatase → MSSYLNADLHCHSVVSDGTLTPEELAARASANGVELWALTDHDEIGGQHRAAAAARAQGMAYLTGTEISVTFAGTTVHIVGLGFDPDDAQLARGLHATRGGRGERAQEMARQLAAVGIQDAYEGALRYVGNPELISRTHFARFLVETGVCRDTPEVFRRYLTEGKPGYVPHRWAALGDAVRWIREAGGMAVIAHPARYKFSANEEYALFSEFKQHGGAGVEVVTGSHTVAEYATYAAMAQEFGLAASRGSDFHSPDESHTDLGTLPLLPGALTPVWELLADRVRPAA, encoded by the coding sequence GTGTCCTCCTACCTCAACGCCGACCTGCATTGCCACTCCGTGGTGTCCGACGGCACGCTCACGCCCGAGGAACTCGCGGCGCGGGCCAGCGCCAACGGCGTGGAATTGTGGGCGCTCACTGACCATGACGAGATCGGCGGGCAGCACCGCGCCGCCGCCGCCGCGCGGGCGCAAGGCATGGCCTACCTCACGGGCACGGAGATTTCCGTCACCTTCGCGGGCACCACGGTCCACATCGTGGGCCTGGGGTTCGATCCGGACGACGCCCAGCTCGCGCGCGGCCTGCACGCCACGCGCGGTGGCCGGGGCGAACGGGCCCAGGAGATGGCGCGCCAGCTGGCCGCCGTAGGCATCCAGGACGCCTACGAGGGCGCGCTGCGCTATGTGGGCAACCCCGAGCTGATCTCGCGCACCCATTTCGCCCGCTTTCTGGTGGAAACCGGCGTGTGCCGCGACACCCCCGAGGTCTTCCGCAGGTACCTCACCGAGGGCAAGCCCGGCTACGTGCCGCACCGCTGGGCGGCGCTGGGCGATGCCGTGCGCTGGATCCGCGAAGCGGGCGGCATGGCCGTGATCGCCCATCCGGCGCGCTACAAGTTCAGCGCCAACGAGGAGTACGCGCTGTTCTCCGAGTTCAAGCAGCATGGCGGCGCCGGCGTGGAGGTGGTGACCGGAAGCCACACCGTGGCCGAGTACGCGACCTACGCGGCCATGGCCCAGGAATTCGGCCTGGCCGCATCGCGCGGCAGCGACTTCCACAGCCCCGACGAGTCCCACACCGACCTGGGCACCCTGCCCCTGCTGCCCGGCGCGCTCACCCCTGTCTGGGAACTGCTGGCCGACCGCGTGCGCCCGGCCGCCTGA
- a CDS encoding L-threonylcarbamoyladenylate synthase, which translates to MAQYFEAHPDNPQPRLLKQAAALLRQGGVLAVPTDSSYALVCQLDDKAAVDRLRRIRQVDEKHHLTLLCRDLSELASYARVDNRQYRLLKQATPGPYTFILDASKEVPRRVSHPQRKTIGLRVPDRKGLALLLELHGAPLLATTLIPAGESEPLNDPQEIRERYEHQLDAVVDAGACPLEPTTVVDLTPMYLGGDPQVVREGRGSLQALGL; encoded by the coding sequence ATGGCACAGTACTTCGAAGCCCACCCCGACAACCCGCAGCCCCGCCTGCTCAAGCAGGCCGCGGCGCTGCTGCGCCAGGGCGGCGTCCTCGCGGTGCCCACCGATTCGAGCTACGCGCTCGTGTGCCAGCTGGACGACAAGGCCGCCGTGGACCGGCTGCGCCGCATCCGCCAGGTGGACGAAAAGCACCACCTCACGCTGCTGTGCCGGGACCTGTCGGAACTGGCCAGCTACGCGCGCGTGGACAACCGCCAGTACCGCCTGCTCAAGCAGGCCACGCCCGGGCCCTACACCTTCATCCTCGACGCGAGCAAGGAAGTGCCGCGCCGCGTGAGCCACCCGCAGCGCAAGACCATCGGCCTGCGCGTGCCCGACCGCAAGGGCCTGGCACTGCTGCTGGAGTTGCATGGTGCGCCGCTGCTGGCAACCACCCTGATTCCGGCCGGAGAGAGCGAGCCGCTCAACGACCCCCAGGAAATCCGCGAGCGCTACGAGCACCAGCTCGATGCCGTGGTGGATGCGGGCGCCTGCCCACTGGAGCCCACCACCGTGGTCGATCTCACGCCCATGTACCTGGGCGGCGACCCGCAGGTCGTGCGCGAGGGCCGGGGCAGCCTGCAGGCGCTGGGGCTCTAG
- a CDS encoding methyl-accepting chemotaxis protein, translating into MLAFGALALLVAVLVAVGWLGIRQAEAAYGAALAAGQGLGDAQRLAMERAVQAAHAQLQSVQLWITLLGCAALAVALFAFASLRRGIVQPLNQAILIAETVAAGDLSQEFSSDLQGDFGRLLGALGTMEDTLTDLVSNIKESSDGISASAGEIDSGNTDLSRRTEDQVSALTETAASMEQLTATVRQNADRARSASGLAVNASATAERGGSVVGEVVQTMQAISGSSRKIVDIIQVIEGIAFQTNILALNAAVEAARAGEQGRGFAVVASEVRNLAQRSAVAAREIKALIHQSVEQVESGAGLVGQAGRTMEEIVQAVGQVTTLLGEISHALAEQSDGIAHVNQAVAHMDGATQQNAALVQQAAQAASALTERARELQKAVGAFKLDDDGAVPALPAPAEVLRLAAA; encoded by the coding sequence ATGCTGGCGTTTGGCGCATTGGCATTGCTGGTGGCGGTGCTGGTGGCGGTGGGGTGGCTGGGCATTCGGCAGGCCGAGGCGGCCTACGGCGCTGCGCTGGCGGCGGGCCAGGGGCTGGGCGATGCCCAGCGGCTGGCCATGGAGCGCGCCGTGCAGGCCGCGCACGCGCAGTTGCAGAGCGTGCAGCTGTGGATCACGCTGCTGGGCTGTGCGGCGCTGGCGGTGGCGCTGTTCGCGTTCGCATCGCTGCGCCGGGGCATCGTGCAACCGCTGAACCAGGCCATCCTGATCGCGGAGACCGTGGCCGCGGGCGACCTGAGCCAGGAGTTCAGCTCCGACCTGCAGGGCGACTTCGGCCGCCTGCTGGGCGCGCTGGGCACCATGGAGGACACGCTCACTGACCTCGTCTCGAACATCAAGGAATCCTCCGACGGCATCAGTGCGAGCGCGGGCGAGATCGACAGCGGCAACACCGACCTGTCGCGTCGCACCGAGGACCAGGTGAGCGCGCTGACCGAAACGGCCGCCAGCATGGAGCAGCTCACCGCCACCGTGCGCCAGAACGCCGACCGCGCGCGTTCGGCCAGCGGCCTGGCCGTGAATGCCTCGGCCACGGCCGAGCGCGGTGGCAGCGTGGTGGGCGAGGTGGTGCAGACCATGCAGGCCATCAGCGGCAGCTCGCGCAAGATCGTGGACATCATCCAGGTCATCGAGGGCATTGCGTTCCAGACCAACATCCTGGCCTTGAACGCGGCCGTGGAGGCTGCGCGCGCGGGAGAGCAGGGGCGCGGCTTCGCCGTCGTGGCCTCGGAGGTGCGCAACCTCGCGCAGCGCAGCGCCGTGGCGGCGCGCGAGATCAAGGCCCTGATCCACCAGTCGGTCGAGCAGGTGGAGAGCGGCGCGGGCCTGGTCGGCCAGGCGGGCCGCACCATGGAGGAGATCGTGCAGGCCGTGGGCCAGGTGACCACGCTGCTGGGTGAGATCTCGCATGCGCTGGCCGAGCAGAGCGACGGCATCGCGCACGTGAACCAGGCCGTGGCCCACATGGATGGCGCCACCCAGCAGAACGCGGCCCTGGTACAGCAGGCGGCGCAGGCCGCCTCGGCGCTGACGGAGCGTGCGCGCGAACTGCAGAAGGCCGTGGGGGCCTTCAAGCTCGATGACGATGGGGCGGTGCCCGCCCTGCCGGCGCCCGCCGAAGTTCTGCGCCTGGCCGCTGCCTGA
- a CDS encoding site-2 protease family protein, translating to MDFSDLIQTVLIYALPVLFAITVHEAAHGYAARHFGDNTAYMMGRVTLNPIKHIDPIGTILMPLLLYFATSGAFLFGYAKPVPVQFGRLRHPKRDMIWVALAGPASNFVQAVLWAVVLVVLVGTGMQERFFLEMARAGVLVNLVMWAFNLFPLPPLDGGRILVGLLPWKQAQLVSRIEPWGFFIVMGLVIAGVVGTLWLRPLMALGYSAINLLISPLTALLR from the coding sequence GTGGACTTCTCCGACCTCATCCAAACCGTACTGATCTACGCCCTGCCGGTGCTGTTCGCCATCACCGTGCACGAGGCGGCCCATGGCTATGCCGCGCGTCACTTTGGCGACAACACGGCGTACATGATGGGGCGCGTCACGCTGAACCCGATCAAGCACATCGACCCCATCGGCACCATCCTGATGCCGCTGCTGCTGTACTTCGCCACCTCGGGTGCTTTTCTCTTCGGCTATGCCAAGCCCGTGCCGGTGCAGTTCGGGCGGCTGCGCCACCCCAAGCGCGACATGATCTGGGTGGCGCTTGCGGGCCCCGCGTCCAACTTCGTGCAGGCCGTCCTCTGGGCCGTGGTCCTGGTTGTGCTGGTGGGCACGGGCATGCAGGAACGCTTCTTCCTGGAGATGGCGCGTGCCGGCGTGCTCGTCAACCTCGTGATGTGGGCCTTCAACCTGTTCCCCTTGCCACCGCTGGACGGCGGCCGCATCCTCGTGGGCCTGCTGCCCTGGAAGCAGGCGCAGCTGGTGTCGCGCATCGAGCCCTGGGGCTTCTTCATCGTGATGGGCCTGGTCATCGCGGGCGTCGTGGGCACGCTGTGGCTGCGCCCGCTCATGGCCCTGGGCTACAGCGCCATCAACCTGCTTATCTCCCCGCTCACCGCGCTGCTGCGCTGA
- a CDS encoding tryptophan--tRNA ligase — protein MSTTRFLTGITPSGTPHLGNYAGSIRPSVAASRRSDVQSFYFLADYHALIKCEDPVRIQRSTLEIAASWLAAGLDPEQVTFYRQSDIPEIPELNWLLSCVTGKGLLNRAHAYKAAQDKNAEAGREQDDGVTAGLFMYPVLMGADILMFKAHQVPVGRDQIQHIEMARDMASSFNHLYGEHFVLPEAAIDDHVATLPGLDGRKMSKSYDNTIPLFTPREQLRKLIGGILTDSRAPGEPKETEGSALFQIYQAFASEEETAALRKAYAEGIAWGDAKQLLFERIDREIAPLRERYDDLMAHPERVEQILQAGAVRAREIATPFMRTLRTAVGLRSLAQGVAATKATKASKAALPSFKQYREADGKFYFKFVAADGRLLLQSTGFDAPKEAGQAIARLQQQGLDAVAGHLAPVAGVAAQDVAAALQALADAAAA, from the coding sequence ATGAGCACCACGCGCTTTCTCACCGGCATCACCCCCTCCGGCACGCCCCACCTGGGCAACTACGCGGGCTCCATCCGCCCCTCGGTGGCCGCCAGCCGCCGATCGGACGTGCAGAGCTTCTACTTCCTGGCCGACTACCACGCCCTCATCAAGTGCGAGGATCCCGTGCGCATCCAGCGCTCCACGCTCGAGATCGCGGCAAGCTGGCTGGCCGCGGGGCTGGACCCCGAGCAGGTCACGTTCTACCGCCAGTCCGACATCCCCGAGATTCCCGAGCTCAACTGGCTGCTGTCCTGCGTGACGGGCAAGGGCCTGCTCAACCGCGCCCATGCCTACAAGGCCGCGCAGGACAAGAACGCCGAAGCGGGCCGCGAGCAGGACGACGGCGTCACGGCCGGCCTGTTCATGTACCCCGTGCTCATGGGCGCCGACATCCTGATGTTCAAGGCGCACCAGGTGCCCGTGGGCCGCGACCAGATCCAGCACATCGAGATGGCGCGCGACATGGCGTCGAGCTTCAACCACCTCTACGGCGAGCACTTCGTGCTGCCCGAGGCCGCGATCGACGACCACGTGGCCACGCTCCCCGGCCTGGACGGCCGCAAGATGAGCAAGAGCTACGACAACACCATCCCGCTGTTCACGCCGCGCGAGCAGTTGCGCAAGCTCATCGGCGGCATCCTCACCGACTCGCGCGCGCCCGGCGAGCCCAAGGAGACCGAGGGCTCGGCCCTGTTCCAGATCTACCAGGCCTTCGCCTCCGAAGAAGAAACCGCCGCGCTGCGCAAGGCCTATGCCGAGGGTATCGCCTGGGGCGACGCCAAGCAGCTGCTGTTCGAGCGCATCGACCGCGAAATCGCGCCGCTGCGCGAGCGCTATGACGACCTCATGGCGCACCCCGAGCGCGTGGAGCAGATCCTGCAGGCCGGCGCCGTGCGCGCACGCGAGATCGCCACGCCCTTCATGCGCACGCTGCGCACGGCCGTGGGCCTGCGCAGCCTGGCCCAGGGCGTGGCGGCCACCAAGGCCACCAAGGCGTCCAAGGCAGCGCTGCCCAGCTTCAAGCAGTACCGCGAGGCGGACGGCAAGTTCTACTTCAAGTTCGTGGCCGCCGACGGCCGCCTGCTGTTGCAGAGCACCGGCTTCGACGCGCCCAAGGAAGCAGGCCAGGCCATCGCGCGCCTGCAACAGCAGGGCCTGGACGCGGTGGCAGGCCACCTCGCGCCCGTGGCTGGCGTGGCCGCTCAGGATGTCGCCGCCGCACTGCAGGCCCTGGCGGACGCCGCTGCGGCCTGA
- a CDS encoding LysE family translocator — MSTATLLVFAAVALVAIATPGPTVLLALANGSRYGVRRSLAGMLGAVMSDFVLVGAVALGLGALLAASEFWFSVVKWVGAAYLAWLGVRLLRSQGGLDVQGLQAGQGTASARSIFAKSFLVAVTNPKGYLFCSALLPQFIDASAPQWPQYAAIGVVFAGLDFAVMLGYAFMGAHAVRLLRRRAVQWMDRCCGAALLALAGSLAVYRKGSSA; from the coding sequence ATGAGCACCGCCACCCTGCTTGTCTTTGCGGCCGTTGCGCTGGTGGCCATCGCCACGCCGGGCCCCACCGTGCTGCTGGCACTGGCCAATGGCTCACGCTACGGCGTGCGCCGCTCGCTGGCGGGCATGCTGGGCGCGGTGATGTCGGACTTCGTGCTCGTCGGGGCCGTGGCGCTGGGCCTGGGTGCCCTGCTGGCCGCATCCGAATTCTGGTTCTCGGTCGTGAAATGGGTGGGCGCCGCCTACCTCGCCTGGCTTGGCGTGCGCCTGCTGCGCTCGCAGGGCGGGCTGGACGTGCAAGGCCTGCAGGCCGGGCAAGGCACTGCCAGCGCGCGCAGCATCTTCGCTAAGTCCTTCCTGGTGGCGGTGACCAATCCCAAGGGCTACCTGTTCTGCTCGGCGCTGCTGCCGCAGTTCATCGACGCCAGCGCCCCGCAGTGGCCCCAGTACGCGGCGATCGGCGTGGTGTTCGCGGGCCTCGATTTCGCCGTGATGCTCGGCTACGCCTTCATGGGCGCGCACGCCGTGCGCCTGCTGCGCCGCCGGGCCGTGCAGTGGATGGACCGCTGCTGCGGCGCCGCGCTGCTCGCGCTGGCGGGCTCCCTGGCGGTCTACCGCAAGGGTAGCAGCGCCTAG
- a CDS encoding response regulator transcription factor produces MRIAALDDDALQLELIKRATEASGHVCRTHLTGAALLKDLRRETFDLLIVDWELPDMSGPEVVRWVRENIGADLPILFVTHRREERDIVEGLNSGADDFMVKPVRVGELTARVTALLRRAYPASTKSVLEFGRYRFLSDTRSLEVDGTRVELKNREYDLALFLFQNMGRLLSRDHLREIIWGQNSDVISRSLDTHISRLRTLLDLRPANGYIVTAIYGVGYRFEAVPATAHRPPAPGAIPA; encoded by the coding sequence ATGCGCATTGCGGCACTGGATGACGACGCACTGCAGCTGGAGCTGATCAAGCGTGCCACCGAGGCCTCGGGCCACGTGTGCCGGACCCACCTGACGGGTGCGGCCCTGCTCAAGGACCTGCGTCGCGAAACCTTCGACCTGCTCATCGTCGACTGGGAGCTGCCCGACATGTCGGGCCCCGAGGTCGTGCGCTGGGTGCGCGAGAACATTGGCGCCGACCTGCCGATCCTCTTCGTGACCCACCGGCGCGAGGAGCGCGACATTGTCGAAGGCCTCAACAGCGGGGCCGATGACTTCATGGTCAAGCCCGTGCGGGTCGGCGAGCTCACGGCCCGCGTGACCGCCCTGCTGCGCCGCGCCTACCCCGCCAGCACCAAGAGCGTGCTGGAGTTCGGCCGCTACCGCTTTCTGTCCGACACGCGCTCGCTGGAAGTCGACGGCACCCGGGTCGAACTCAAGAACCGCGAGTACGACCTCGCCCTGTTTCTGTTCCAGAACATGGGGCGGCTGCTCTCGCGCGACCACCTGCGCGAGATCATCTGGGGCCAGAATTCGGACGTGATCTCCCGGTCGCTGGACACGCATATTTCGCGCTTGCGTACACTGTTGGATCTTCGGCCGGCCAACGGCTATATCGTGACCGCCATCTACGGCGTGGGCTACCGGTTCGAGGCCGTTCCCGCCACAGCCCACAGGCCACCAGCACCCGGCGCCATTCCCGCCTGA